A window of the Gemmatirosa kalamazoonensis genome harbors these coding sequences:
- a CDS encoding acyl-CoA dehydrogenase family protein: protein MTFFQPPPSLGNTFTGDAALRSQLRRLLPADVHERVEPDLERFGARAAGDLLALADAAEAEPPRHVPYDAWGRRVDRIETSEAWRALDRVSAEEGLVAIAYERALGSWSRVHQLAKLYLFHPSSATYSCPLAMTDGAARCLARHGAHDAELADSYAHLTSRDPARFWTSGQWMTERTGGSDVSRTSTVAVSLDDGTWRLHGVKWFTSATTAQMALALGRTDAGLSLFQVRLRDADGALRGIRVERLKEKLGTRALPTAELTLDGAPARLVGEIGRGVRTVAEMLNVTRVYNAVCAAAGMRRGLMLARDYATRREAFGRPLIDQPLHAATLADLELEARGALALVLHVAALLGREECGDATGDERAVLRLLTPVAKLLTGRQAVAAASETLEAFGGAGYVEDTGLPRLLRDAQVLAIWEGTTNVLSLDVLRAIERDGSLAALLADATRRVQAAPDALSDAATSVGAAVDALAAARPADRDDAERGARAFAMSLGRTVIGALLLEHATWATRVGDVDAAAATAAARRWCARDLAPRPHATDHDIVALLRECDVTH from the coding sequence ATGACCTTCTTCCAGCCTCCACCGTCGTTAGGCAACACGTTCACGGGCGACGCCGCGCTGCGGTCGCAGCTGCGCCGCCTGCTGCCCGCGGACGTGCACGAGCGCGTCGAGCCGGATCTGGAGCGCTTCGGCGCCCGCGCGGCCGGCGACCTCCTCGCGCTCGCCGACGCCGCCGAGGCCGAGCCGCCGCGCCACGTGCCCTACGACGCGTGGGGCCGGCGCGTCGACCGCATCGAGACGAGCGAGGCGTGGCGCGCGCTCGATCGCGTGTCCGCGGAGGAGGGGCTCGTCGCCATCGCGTACGAGCGCGCGTTAGGCAGCTGGTCGCGCGTCCACCAGCTCGCGAAGCTGTACCTGTTCCACCCGTCGAGCGCGACGTACTCGTGCCCGCTCGCGATGACCGACGGCGCCGCGCGCTGTCTCGCGCGTCACGGCGCGCACGACGCCGAGCTGGCCGACTCGTATGCGCACCTGACGTCGCGCGACCCCGCACGGTTCTGGACGTCGGGACAGTGGATGACCGAGCGCACTGGCGGCTCCGACGTCTCGCGCACGAGCACCGTCGCCGTGTCGCTCGACGACGGCACGTGGCGGCTGCACGGCGTGAAGTGGTTCACGTCGGCGACGACGGCGCAGATGGCGCTCGCGTTGGGCCGCACCGACGCGGGGCTCAGCCTGTTCCAGGTACGGCTCCGCGACGCCGACGGCGCGTTGCGCGGCATCCGCGTCGAGCGGCTGAAGGAGAAGCTGGGCACCCGCGCGCTCCCCACCGCGGAGCTCACGCTCGACGGCGCGCCCGCGCGGCTCGTCGGCGAGATCGGGCGCGGCGTGCGCACCGTGGCCGAGATGCTGAACGTCACGCGCGTGTACAACGCGGTGTGCGCCGCGGCCGGCATGCGCCGTGGGCTGATGCTCGCGCGCGACTATGCGACGCGGCGCGAGGCGTTCGGGCGCCCGCTGATCGACCAGCCGCTGCACGCCGCGACGCTCGCCGATCTCGAGCTGGAGGCCCGCGGCGCGCTCGCGCTCGTGCTGCACGTCGCGGCGCTGCTCGGCCGCGAGGAGTGCGGCGACGCGACCGGCGACGAGCGTGCGGTGCTGCGCCTGCTGACGCCCGTCGCGAAGCTGCTCACGGGCAGGCAGGCCGTCGCCGCCGCGAGCGAGACGCTGGAGGCGTTCGGCGGCGCCGGCTACGTCGAGGATACCGGCCTGCCGCGGCTGCTGCGCGACGCGCAGGTGCTCGCGATCTGGGAGGGAACGACGAACGTGCTGAGCCTCGACGTGCTGCGGGCGATCGAGCGCGACGGGTCGCTCGCCGCGCTGCTCGCCGACGCGACGCGCCGTGTGCAGGCCGCTCCCGATGCGCTGTCCGACGCGGCGACATCCGTGGGCGCGGCCGTCGACGCGCTCGCCGCTGCCCGGCCCGCGGACCGCGACGACGCCGAGCGTGGGGCGCGTGCGTTCGCGATGTCGCTCGGCCGAACGGTGATCGGCGCGCTGCTCCTCGAGCACGCGACGTGGGCGACGCGCGTCGGCGACGTCGACGCCGCGGCCGCGACCGCTGCCGCGCGCCGATGGTGCGCGCGCGACCTCGCGCCGCGGCCGCACGCGACCGATCACGATATCGTCGCGTTGTTGCGCGAATGCGATGTGACCCATTGA